From the [Limnothrix rosea] IAM M-220 genome, the window CGATGGTTGTACCAGTGCCAGTGGTGCTAAAAGAAGACCAAGTCCATGTGGGTGAATCAAAAATTATCAAACGTCTCGATGACTTTAGTGCGCCGCGTTTAGTGGAATATTTCGATAGTAATCCCTGCCAAGTGAATGCTTTTGATGATTTTGGCGGCGGCTGGCTCAGAAGAGAATCGATGAATGCACCGGTACCTGCCATGGCTTTAGAAAGTGCGGCAGATCTTGGGGTGACCATTGAGGAAGAATTTAGCGTTGGGGAATATGACATTCTCATTCTCAGTGCCAAAGAATCTGATGGTTTAGAGACTTGGCTTCGACAAAATGAGTACCAACTTCCCGATGGGGCGAGTGATCTTCTTAAGCCTTACATCCGCACACAAATGAAATTTTTTGTGGCAAAGATGAATCTCGAAGAGTTTGATCGCACTGGCGTTAATGAGCTGCGTCCGCTCATGATGGCTTATGAGTCGCCGAAATATATGCTGCCCATCCGATTGGGGATGATGAATGCAAATCAGGCGCAGGATCTACTGGTTTATATTTTGTCTCCGAAGGGTCAAGCGGAAATCACAAATTACCGCACTGTTAAAATCCCGTCCAATGTGGAGGTGCCTGAGTTTGTGGAAGATGAGTTTGGTGATTTTTATACCACGATGTTCGAGAACGATTATCAACGGCAGGGGCGTGATGATGTTTTTCTTGAATATGCATGGGATATGAGCACCTGTGATCCTTGTTCTGCACCGAATTTAACGAAGGAAGAATTGCAGTCGGCGGGGGTCTTTTGGGATAAGGATGCCTTTGTTCCTCAGGTTTTTATTACGCGGCTCCATGTGCGCTATACCCGCGATAAATTTCCGCAGGATTTGAAATTCCATGAAACGTCGAATCGTCAATCGTTCCAGGGTCGTTACGTGATTCGTCATCCTTTTCGCGATAAAGATGGGCTTACCTGTGATGCGGCAACGGAGTATTTAAGTCGTACTCGTCGTCGTCAGGAGGAGGAGGTGCATACTCTCGCGAAATTAACGGGTTGGGATAAGTCGGAAATTCGTCGTAAGGTTGATTTTGTTGATGCGCCTCAAGCAACGGGTGATTGGTGGGATTCTATCTGGTAATTTTCGCTAACCAATGGGTGATGCTACATCCTTGATTTCTGAATGAAGTTGAGGATTTTTTCTTGGAAAAATAATCGGCGATCGCCTCTATTTTGTCTAGAGATAAATAGGGTTAAAGTTGGAACAGATTGAGAAACAGAGATTTTGCGATGAGAGTTCTGAAAAGACGCGGCTTAGTTTATCGAGCGACTGAAATCTTACTGCCAATTACGATAATTGCCAAGGCTCTCCATCTAAATTATTTGATGGGACAAGTTTTGAATTTTGCCATTTGGCTTTATCAAAAATTTCTTTCTCCCCATAAAGGTTTTGTTTGTGCCTACCGGAAACTTTATGGTGACGCGAGCTGTTCTGAATATTTTCGGCGGGCGATCGCCCATGGGGGTTTAGCTGATGCGATTCCATTGTTTCAACGACGATTATTTGACTGTAAGCAGGCGAAACAGCAGTTACTTTATAGCTCTCTTTCCTATCAGATGATGGCTAATAACAAACGCCGCCGAAAACAACGAGGTCTGGATTTTTGTGATTGTGGTGATCTCGATTTTGATGGTACGCCTGATTGTTTGGAAGGTTGTGATTGTGATTTTTGCGATTGTGATTTTTGTGACTGTGGTTAGGCGATCGCCTGCCTATCTACACAACTTCTGGGGAAGGTTTACCAAAGAGTTGATAAGTGATTTCAGTGATTTAAGGGATTTATTTCGTTTTATCCTGCGTGTTTTAACCGCTTCATTACTCATTAAAGATCAATATAGATGTCGTTAGCTGACTCGAAATAGTGCTCGTGAGATCGCCGACGGCTAAGCCCCCAGCTGTGCGATAGCGGGTCGAGTGCAACACAACGAGGTCGGCTTGCTTCGCACAATGTTGAATCACTTTAGCAATGTTATGGTGGCGAATGACTTTGATTTTTACGGGGAGGGTCACCTCTGCTTCGGCTAAACAATATTGCAATTCTGTTTTAAAGGTTTGGTGCTGCGCCTTTGTCATCCAAGGATCACTCACATGGAGTAGGGTCATGTTGGCTTGGTTGGCGATCGCCAAAAGTTGCACAAACCGAATCATCTGCAGATCTTCGGAGGTGAAACCCTTTATGGGCACAAGAATACGTCGCCAATTGTTTGGGTGATCAAATAATCGCAAGGCCGCCACCGGACAATGGGCAGACCAACAAACACTGTTGATAACGCTACCTAGTAACCTCGCTTTCAGGCTTTCAGTGCTACTCCAGCCCATAATAATTAACTGGGCATTTTCTTCCCGGGCAAGACAGGTAATCGCGGCGGCGACATCACGGTCAATGCGAATTTTCGGTTGTGCTGGGATACCAAGGGTTTCGCTCGTGGCGATCGCCTGATCTAAAAGCTCGTGACTATGACCCATGCTCACATCGATACTGGCATCATCCAGAGGGCTATGGGCCGTGACAATAGAAGTCGGCAGCAACATGCCTTGCTTAACGCGGGTAATTAGTGCAGCAGCAGCCATTAATGCATCGGTTCTTTTGGGGTTAGCTAGGGGAATCACAACTTTGTAAGGGGCATCGGACAAGGGGGCGATCGCCGGTTCAAGCTCTGCTAAAACTGCCGTCGGAACCGCAATAAACCGGGCAAACTTTGTTGTTAGGATCGGCCCTAAAATCGAAGTCACCAGCATCAGCACAATGACCGCATTAAAAACGGATTCACTAATCAGACCCACCCGAAATCCCACCAACGCCGCCGCAAGGGTGGCCGCCACCTGCGGTATGGACAATGACCACATCGTCAAAGCTTCTGACCAACTGTACCGATAAAGCAGTTTGGCGATCGCCGCCGCCGCAAATTTTGACCCCACCAAACCAAAAACAATACAAAGAGTCAGGGGAAATTCGTACAGTAAATTATTAACAAATGCCGGAATATCTAACAACAATCCCATACCAACAAAGAAGAAGGGAATAAATAATGTACTACCGACAAATTCAATTTTTTCCTTTACCGGACTATGACCAACAACATCATTGACCGCCAAGCCTGCGAGAAAAGCCCCAACAATTTTATCAACATTAATTAACTGTGCACCAACAGAAGCCAAAAAGACAGCCAATAAAATAAATAAAAACTGATTGCTCTCCTCATCACCACTACGCCGAAAAAAGAGATGACCTAATTTTGATAAACCAAGTAAAACACAAACACCATATATCCCTAAAATGAGTAATTGGGTGGCAAGAAAAAGCCAAGAAAACTCCCCTTGGTGCACCGAGACACATACCGCTAAAACCACTAAAGCCGCAATATCAGTAAAGATTGTCGCGCCAATGGTCACCGTTATACTTTCGTTGGCCAATATACCAAAGCGATTAATAATTGGGTATCCCAGTAATGTGTGAGAAGCGAGGAGTGAGCCAATTAAAATAGCGGCATTCCAACTAAAGCCAAAGCTTAACCCTACAGTAATACCCGTGAGAAGTGGAATTAAAAAAGTAAGAAAACCAAAGGTCAATGAACGGTCTTGGGTTTTGCGAAACTCTGCAAGATTAATCTCCAATCCGGCAACAAACATTAAATAAACCTTGCCAATATCAGAAAATAAAATCATCGTTTCACTATCAGGATCGAGCAGCCCTAAAGCATCTTTTCCTAATAAAATTCCGGCACAGAGTAGACCGACTAATCCCGGCAGTTTAATCTTTTCAAAGATGGGAGGAACGGTTAGGGAAACGAAGAGTAATAAGGTAAAGCTAAAAAGCGGATTGCCGACTAAATATTCAACCGAGCTAGAAAACATAAAATTTGCTGCCCAACACCCATTGGAATAGCCTTTAAGTTTAACTGAATTGTTCTTCGTTTTAGCTTGGATGGGGGAGGAAAACCCCTCGGCGATCGCCGACTAGTGCAGCAGCAGCCAAAAAAAAGCCCAAGGGCGATCTTTTTTAGGGTTAAAAACGCTAGACTTGACATAATTCGTTACATTCATGGAGAGCCGCGACATGGCAGCAAAGATAGAGATCTATACTTGGAGTGCTTGTCCTTTTTGTATCCGCGCCAAACGCCTATTAGATAGCAAGGGAGTGGACTACACCGAATATTGCATCGACGGAGATCACGAGGCTCGCGAAGCAATGACGGATCGCGCGAATGGCAGCAGTAGTCTCCCGCAAATTTTTATTGATGACCAACATATTGGCGGCTGCGATGATATCCACGCTTTAGATCGCCAAGGTGAATTAGAGCCGATGCTAAGCCAAGCTGCTTGAGGATTACCGCATGTGCTGAAAAAAATTGATGATTTTGATCCCTTGTCGCCGAGGGATTTTTTTATGAGTAGAGTTCATCAAATCTGGTGAATTTGTGTTGGTATCGGCAAAATTAAAGTCAAAGAATATCCTAATCGTACTCTCTGTTACAGAACTTTAATGGGGTCTTTTTTAGGTTAAGGGGTGCTGTGATGATCTCTGGGAGTTAAGTGGTGATCTGCGCCGATTTTCCTGTTATTTATTCCACATTGTCGGCGATCGCCTTAGTTGAGAGAGTCCTGCCCCTGTACGGTTTAGTGGATATTGAAAGATGTGAGCTGTGGCATCGCGGCTTAAGCGATATTTATCTTGTCCAAAGCTCCGATGAACTTCGAGTTTTACGGGTTTCCCATCACCATTGGCGATCCCGCGTGGATATTGATTTTGAAATTGAGTTTTTAAATTTTTTAGCAGAGCATCAAATGCCGGTGGCTGCACCGATTGCCACAAGCCAAGGAGATTTTGTCGTGGAAGTGGGTGCACCGGAAGGGACCCGTTATGCAACGTTATTTCCCTTTGCCCCCGGCGAAATTGGTCTAGGGGGCTGGACTGTCGAGCAAAGTACAAAGCTGGGTCAGGTTGTCGCAAAAATCCACCAAATTAGTGCCGATTTTAGTTGTGAACATCCCCGTCAACCCCTCGATCTGACTTATCTGCTAGACGAATCTTTGTCTTACATTTTGCCTTTTTTAGGCGATCGCCCCAATGATGGGCAATTCCTCGAAACAACAGCCGAAAATATCCGTAAAAAATTAGCCAACTTTTCCACCGAAAAGCCCTTTTGGACAGTGTGTTGGGGCGATGCCCACAGCGGTAATGTGCACTTCACAAAAGATCAACAAATCACCATGTTCGATTTCGATCAATGTGGCTACGGTTGGCGTGCCTTTGAAATTGGGAAGTTTTTTCAGGCCGCCTTAACCACAGGCATGCGCCGCAATGTCCGTGAAGCCTTTGTCGCTGGCTATAAATCCTCTACACCCTTTACCGAAGCCGAAGAATACGCCCTACAAAGCTTGACACAACTGGCTTATATCTGGTCATGGCGCATCAGCTTGCAACATATTTTGCTCTTTAATAACAGCCAATTAGACCGCCACTATTTCCTGAAACGCATCGAACGGTTGAGGACACTATCTACCCGGGATTGGCAATTGTTTTAAAACATTCGAAGTGACTGATTGTCCCAGTCATACAATGTCAGAGTAATGCAGCGGACAGATTTTTTTAATGCAAGTATTGACCCTGCTAAATATCGATGAGCTAGACCTTAAGTTTCTGAGTGCAGCCAATGAGCGCCTTATCCACGGCATTGAACGTCTCGCGATCCTCGACCAAGTTGTTTTCGTCATTGAAACCTGTCTAGAAATTGCCGCCCTTAGCATCATTGTTTTAGCCTCCCTCAGAGCCTTAAAGCATATTGTGATTCGCTATGCAAAATCCCGGCAGCTCATTGATCACCATGAGGTTGTACGCCTCGAATTTGGTTTGTCTTTAGCCCTAGCTCTGGAATTTTTGTTGGCGGCAGATATTGCCGCTACCGCCGTCGCACCGTCATGGGAAGCCCTCGGAAAACTGGGTGTTGTTGCGGCTATTCGAACTTTTCTTAATGTTTTTCTTGAGCAAGAAGTGGAAAAACTTGAGGAAAAAAATAATCGCACTAAATGGCTCGTGCGCCAAATTCGCAATTTTGGGAACTCTGCTTCCCTGCCGCCGGAAAGACGGCGATCGCCGGAAAACTTGCGCCAAAATTTCAAAGACGATGACGACTATCGGTAATTCTAAGCAGATACCTAACATCAGCTTTAGTTCAAGATTCCATCAAAAATCCATAGAACAAAAAGACCGAAAAAGTCAGAAGACCCACCAATGTCGGACATTTTCCCACAAACATACGAGCTCAGGACATCTAACCCCCACCCTGTTTTCCCACTCTTCCCTTCACCCTGCCATCATGACAGGCTTAGCCGAACCCAAACCGAAGTAGCCTAGATCCCAGAACCATCTAAATACTGTTGAATTTCCTTATCACTAATACGACAGGCATTACTGCGACTTCCATCAGCCACTGGCGCAACAACCTTCACCGTAATCGCATCAGTAGACTGCTCTTGAATATTTTGTAGTTGTTCTTCAAGGGCCTCAATGCGGTCGACCAAAGCTCGAATAACAGTTGCTTCAGAGTCGGGTAAACTGCCATGTTCAAGGGGACTCACCTTCACGCCAGAACGATAGACGATGCGGCCGGGAATACCGACAACCGTGCAGTCGGACGGTACATTACGCAAGACGACCGAACCCGCGCCGATACGCACGTTATTGCCAATTTCTAGATTCCCTAAAACCTTTGCGCCACCACCGACAACAACATTTTCACCGAGGGTCGGGTGACGTTTGCCGCTTTCTTTACCTGTTCCCCCTAGGGTTACCCCTTGATAAATCAAGCAATAATCACCAACGATCGCCGTTTCACCAATGACAACCCCCATACCATGGTCAATAAAAACGCCATGACCGATTTGAGCACCGGGGTGAATTTCAATGCCCGTGAGGAATCGCGCAATGTGGGAAAGAAAGCGGGGGAAAAACGGGATACCTAATTTAAAGAGGGCATGGGAAATACGGTGGAATAATAATGCCTGTAATCCGGGATAGCAAAATAAGACCTCAAGCCAATTTCGGGCGGCGGGATCTCTCTCAAAAATAATGCGAAAATCGGCGAGGAGAGTAGAGAGCATAACGATTTCTGGGAGATGAATTCGGCAGACGGCTGAATAAAATCATGAGACCGTTTCTATAGTATCCGCTGAGCGGTAAGACTGGTAGCGCTTCGGTTTAGTAATTTCATCACTTTAATGGGCTTTTGCGATGGATTGCCCCCCTATGGAGATCATTTATTTCGGCCTATTTCAAACGTCCCGATCGCAAAATACTAATGATTAGCCACAGCCCTAATAATGTGGCAAAGGCAAATAAAATGTCGTTCAGAATTAAAACTTGGCGATTTGGTGAAGTGCTAACGATCGCCGCCCCCATGATCAGCGAACCGACCACAATACTAAAGGACAAACGATTTGCCGAATCGTCGATGCTACGGCGCAACCCGTCAAAATCTTTAATGCGCAGATTCCACTGCAAGGTTTCCGAACTGAGGCGATCTAAAATGACATCCACCTGACGCGGCGATCGCAGGGACATCGTTTTAAGATCTAAAACCGTGCGAAACATCGTCTGAAAAGGAGTATCCCCAATCAACTGTCGCCGGAAAATATCCGTAATGAGCGGCTTAATTTCATCGAGCAGATTCACCTCTGGGTTGAAATTGCGAGCTACCCCCTCAAGATTCGCTAAGCTCTTGGCATATAACCCTAAATTCCCCGGAAGTTTAACTTTATTCTTGCGCGCAACTTGCAGAATTTCATAGATTACCTCACTAAAATTGAGCTGCACTAAACTCTGGTCATAATATTTCCGCAAAAGTTTGTCATAGTTGGCTTCGAGCCGAGAAATATTAACATTCGGCGATTCTTCCGACAGCTCTAAAGTTAGCTGGGCACAGCTTTGGGCATCAATATCAACGATCGCCAATAACATTTCCGTCAGAAGCTTTTGGGTGCGAGGGTCTAAACGCCCCACCATGCCGCAATCAATCAGCGCCACACGACCGTTATCTAAATAAAAAATATTCCCCGGGTGAGGGTCTGCGTGGAAAAAACCATCAACAAAAATTTGTTGGAAAAAAGCGCGAAACAAAATGGTGCTGATCGCTTGCCGTTGTTTTTTTGAAGGAATATCTCCTTCTAATAAAGGTTTGCCGTCGAGCCATTCCATCACCAAAAGTTTGC encodes:
- a CDS encoding DUF1622 domain-containing protein, producing MQVLTLLNIDELDLKFLSAANERLIHGIERLAILDQVVFVIETCLEIAALSIIVLASLRALKHIVIRYAKSRQLIDHHEVVRLEFGLSLALALEFLLAADIAATAVAPSWEALGKLGVVAAIRTFLNVFLEQEVEKLEEKNNRTKWLVRQIRNFGNSASLPPERRRSPENLRQNFKDDDDYR
- a CDS encoding ABC1 kinase family protein, coding for MVFSLTKSSSRQREIIEVVLGNGWDFMKSLLTGGKADKPQIPPPEVFRNILVELGPFYVKLGQLLSTRPDLLPPKYIETLTDLQANVPTVPWFEIEQTLSQELSRPLSEIFQEINPNPVAAGSIAQIHRAVLKDGRAVALKVQRPGIDQIVAQDIVLIKGIAELAALTEIGQDYDVVALAKDFTQAVKAELDFRTEAGYTDQLRRNLAKSRWFDQQKLTIPEINWDLTTRKLLVMEWLDGKPLLEGDIPSKKQRQAISTILFRAFFQQIFVDGFFHADPHPGNIFYLDNGRVALIDCGMVGRLDPRTQKLLTEMLLAIVDIDAQSCAQLTLELSEESPNVNISRLEANYDKLLRKYYDQSLVQLNFSEVIYEILQVARKNKVKLPGNLGLYAKSLANLEGVARNFNPEVNLLDEIKPLITDIFRRQLIGDTPFQTMFRTVLDLKTMSLRSPRQVDVILDRLSSETLQWNLRIKDFDGLRRSIDDSANRLSFSIVVGSLIMGAAIVSTSPNRQVLILNDILFAFATLLGLWLIISILRSGRLK
- the yidD gene encoding membrane protein insertion efficiency factor YidD, with protein sequence MRVLKRRGLVYRATEILLPITIIAKALHLNYLMGQVLNFAIWLYQKFLSPHKGFVCAYRKLYGDASCSEYFRRAIAHGGLADAIPLFQRRLFDCKQAKQQLLYSSLSYQMMANNKRRRKQRGLDFCDCGDLDFDGTPDCLEGCDCDFCDCDFCDCG
- a CDS encoding DUF2330 domain-containing protein; amino-acid sequence: MLLRYLKGLLISFIGLLLLTQPAWAFCGFYVAKADTELYNQASQVIIARDGDRTVVTMANDYQGDVDDFAMVVPVPVVLKEDQVHVGESKIIKRLDDFSAPRLVEYFDSNPCQVNAFDDFGGGWLRRESMNAPVPAMALESAADLGVTIEEEFSVGEYDILILSAKESDGLETWLRQNEYQLPDGASDLLKPYIRTQMKFFVAKMNLEEFDRTGVNELRPLMMAYESPKYMLPIRLGMMNANQAQDLLVYILSPKGQAEITNYRTVKIPSNVEVPEFVEDEFGDFYTTMFENDYQRQGRDDVFLEYAWDMSTCDPCSAPNLTKEELQSAGVFWDKDAFVPQVFITRLHVRYTRDKFPQDLKFHETSNRQSFQGRYVIRHPFRDKDGLTCDAATEYLSRTRRRQEEEVHTLAKLTGWDKSEIRRKVDFVDAPQATGDWWDSIW
- the cysE gene encoding serine O-acetyltransferase, with the protein product MLSTLLADFRIIFERDPAARNWLEVLFCYPGLQALLFHRISHALFKLGIPFFPRFLSHIARFLTGIEIHPGAQIGHGVFIDHGMGVVIGETAIVGDYCLIYQGVTLGGTGKESGKRHPTLGENVVVGGGAKVLGNLEIGNNVRIGAGSVVLRNVPSDCTVVGIPGRIVYRSGVKVSPLEHGSLPDSEATVIRALVDRIEALEEQLQNIQEQSTDAITVKVVAPVADGSRSNACRISDKEIQQYLDGSGI
- the grxC gene encoding glutaredoxin 3, with the translated sequence MAAKIEIYTWSACPFCIRAKRLLDSKGVDYTEYCIDGDHEAREAMTDRANGSSSLPQIFIDDQHIGGCDDIHALDRQGELEPMLSQAA
- a CDS encoding cation:proton antiporter, with translation MFSSSVEYLVGNPLFSFTLLLFVSLTVPPIFEKIKLPGLVGLLCAGILLGKDALGLLDPDSETMILFSDIGKVYLMFVAGLEINLAEFRKTQDRSLTFGFLTFLIPLLTGITVGLSFGFSWNAAILIGSLLASHTLLGYPIINRFGILANESITVTIGATIFTDIAALVVLAVCVSVHQGEFSWLFLATQLLILGIYGVCVLLGLSKLGHLFFRRSGDEESNQFLFILLAVFLASVGAQLINVDKIVGAFLAGLAVNDVVGHSPVKEKIEFVGSTLFIPFFFVGMGLLLDIPAFVNNLLYEFPLTLCIVFGLVGSKFAAAAIAKLLYRYSWSEALTMWSLSIPQVAATLAAALVGFRVGLISESVFNAVIVLMLVTSILGPILTTKFARFIAVPTAVLAELEPAIAPLSDAPYKVVIPLANPKRTDALMAAAALITRVKQGMLLPTSIVTAHSPLDDASIDVSMGHSHELLDQAIATSETLGIPAQPKIRIDRDVAAAITCLAREENAQLIIMGWSSTESLKARLLGSVINSVCWSAHCPVAALRLFDHPNNWRRILVPIKGFTSEDLQMIRFVQLLAIANQANMTLLHVSDPWMTKAQHQTFKTELQYCLAEAEVTLPVKIKVIRHHNIAKVIQHCAKQADLVVLHSTRYRTAGGLAVGDLTSTISSQLTTSILIFNE
- a CDS encoding phosphotransferase enzyme family protein, with translation MVICADFPVIYSTLSAIALVERVLPLYGLVDIERCELWHRGLSDIYLVQSSDELRVLRVSHHHWRSRVDIDFEIEFLNFLAEHQMPVAAPIATSQGDFVVEVGAPEGTRYATLFPFAPGEIGLGGWTVEQSTKLGQVVAKIHQISADFSCEHPRQPLDLTYLLDESLSYILPFLGDRPNDGQFLETTAENIRKKLANFSTEKPFWTVCWGDAHSGNVHFTKDQQITMFDFDQCGYGWRAFEIGKFFQAALTTGMRRNVREAFVAGYKSSTPFTEAEEYALQSLTQLAYIWSWRISLQHILLFNNSQLDRHYFLKRIERLRTLSTRDWQLF